The following proteins are encoded in a genomic region of Macrobrachium nipponense isolate FS-2020 chromosome 44, ASM1510439v2, whole genome shotgun sequence:
- the LOC135204352 gene encoding uncharacterized protein LOC135204352, whose amino-acid sequence MSCHAKEPRLAPKISTPNSLVFHAAVASALYIVSYCLPILHDYFMAREPDSFYKRFMAKRRRKLEIGFYRPRFLVSQTTKGLASHLTALKDFYWSGRVLCNKHYTQIRSLVSQEIITLLNSGLNYAHVLPLCKFVIQLLFCYDVGDFSTQFIEIRDSSECQELAELIKALAPFHLEFLDARSLIFGDFSPMEPILSGSPELKKIFIRDIVFQKGMELLPQLRGRALREIGIYREGSFPHRCDLYKFFFKGKPKDEVIKAAYGDESVQVSFPLLFRVYVRCSLDFECFHSLKYAMLKFHPDLRFASFHETTYLPHCELPCCREEARDHFGLTMMLNFPSLIGANPAFQVFSKKFINFKESCNINHLELSGTAIWLFGSRIDIYLARCFSHFDGLKLLVLREAMNLYGNHPTPGHSYSILFRDAGRALLMLTIQVSTTADLAEAVHCLNYCPILREFCLRLDEAWIIDVRALLRQTLRPLRQLTKIEFCGTLDRDSISIAPVCEKLIKTAPNLQYIMFSESMVNEIPLLSSDCFLNVVTLHIKGLNIGRKFAEALRGVLKLCPSVGELILEETGKKTKWAKKLDRSTALTVRCVPSCSFLEEIDPGD is encoded by the exons ATGAGTTGCCAC GCAAAAGAACCAAGACTGGCGCCAAAAATATCGACACCCAACTCGCTCGTTTTCCACGCTGCAGTGGCGTCTGCCTTATACATCGTGAGCTACTGCTTGCCGATTCTCCATGATTACTTTATGGCTAGAGAACCAGACTCATTTTACAAACGGTTCATGGCGAAAAGGAGGAGAAAGTTGGAGATTGGGTTCTATAGGCCTAGATTCTTGGTGAGCCAGACTACGAAAGGTTTGGCG TCACACTTGACAGCACTCAAGGACTTTTACTGGTCCGGTCGCGTCCTCTGCAACAAACACTATACGCAGATACGATCTCTGGTTAGTCAAGAAATCATCACACTGCTGAACTCTGGGTTGAATTATGCTCACGTGTTGCCGCTGTGCAAGTTCGTGATTCAGCTCCTATTTTGCTACGATGTTGGCGACTTCTCCACCCAGTTTATCGAG ATTCGCGATTCCTCTGAGTGCCAGGAGTTGGCAGAGCTCATAAAAGCGCTTGCTCCATTCCACCTGGAATTCCTTGACGCCAGATCACTGATTTTCGGTGATTTCTCTCCCATGGAGCCGATCCTTTCCGGTTCCCCTGAACTGAAGAAAATTTTCATTCGCGATATCGTCTTTCAGAAAGGCATGGAGTTGCTGCCACAGTTACGCGGCAGGGCTTTGAGGGAAATTGGAATTTACAGGGAAGGGTCCTTTCCTCACAGGTGCGACCTCTACAAATTCTTCTTCAAGGGGAAACCGAAAGATGAGGTCATAAAAGCAGCTTACGGAGACGAGTCTGTGCAGGTCAGTTTTCCTCTCTTGTTTAGGGTGTACGTCAGATGTTCGTTAGACTTCGAATGCTTTCATAGTCTCAAGTACGCCATGCTGAAATTCCACCCTGATCTGCGGTTCGCCTCATTTCACGAAACAACTTACCTTCCACACTGCGAACTGCCTTGCTGTCGGGAAGAAGCGAGAGACCACTTTGGTCTGACGATGATGCTGAATTTTCCCTCTCTCATCGGCGCCAATCCAGCGTTCCAAGTATTTTCGAAAAAATTCATCAACTTCAAAGAAAGCTGCAACATCAACCACCTGGAGTTGAGCGGCACTGCCATTTGGTTATTCGGGAGCAGGATAGATATTTACCTAGCTCGTTGCTTTTCCCACTTCGACGGGTTAAAATTACTGGTCCTCCGAGAGGCCATGAACTTGTACGGTAACCACCCAACACCTGGGCACAGTTACTCCATTCTTTTCCGGGATGCTGGCAGAGCACTCCTGATGCTCACGATCCAAGTGAGCACCACGGCTGATCTGGCAGAGGCTGTTCATTGCTTAAACTATTGCCCTATTTTAAGGGAGTTTTGCCTTCGTTTGGATGAGGCTTGGATCATTGACGTCAGAGCTCTTCTCAGACAAACACTCAGACCGCTCAGACAACTGACGAAAATTGAGTTCTGTGGGACTTTGGACAGAGACTCGATCAGCATCGCTCCTGTTTGTGAAAAACTTATTAAAACGGCCCCCAACCTCCAGTACATAATGTTTTCAGAGAGTATGGTGAACGAGATCCCTCTCTTGAGCAGTGACTGCTTCCTGAACGTGGTAACACTGCACATAAAGGGCCTGAACATTGGCAGAAAGTTTGCAGAGGCTCTGAGAGGTGTTCTTAAGCTGTGCCCTTCAGTTGGGGAGCTCATCTTGGAGGAAACAGGCAAGAAAACCAAGTGGGCGAAGAAGCTCGATCGAAGCACAGCCCTGACGGTCCGATGTGTCCCGTCCTGCTCATTTCTTGAAGAAATCGACCCCGGTGATTGA